The following coding sequences lie in one Mycobacterium sp. DL440 genomic window:
- the hflX gene encoding GTPase HflX — MTHPEHPVTPSTGELALEDRASLRRVAGLSTELTDVTEVEYRQLRLERVVLVGVWTEGSAADADASLAELAALAETAGSEVLEGLIQRRDKPDPSTYIGSGKAIELREVVLATGADTVICDGELSPAQLNSLEKVVKVKVIDRTALILDIFAQHATSREGKAQVSLAQMEYMLPRLRGWGESMSRQAGGRAGGAGGGVGTRGPGETKIETDRRRIRERMAKLRREIRDMKKIRDTQRSRRLSSDSASVAIVGYTNAGKSSLLNALTGAGVLVENALFATLEPTTRRGEFDDGRPFVLTDTVGFVRHLPTQLVEAFRSTLEEVVDADLLVHVVDGADDHPLAQINAVRQVVNEVVAEYNIAPPPELLVVNKIDAATDLGLAALRRALPDAVFVSAHTGDGLDRLRARMAEMIPPTDATVDVTIPYDRGDLVARVHADGRVDATEHTADGTRIKARVPMALAASLSEFATF, encoded by the coding sequence ATGACTCATCCAGAACACCCCGTCACTCCCAGCACCGGTGAGCTTGCCCTCGAAGACCGCGCCTCGCTGCGCCGCGTCGCCGGGCTGTCCACCGAACTCACCGACGTCACCGAGGTCGAATACCGCCAGCTGAGGCTGGAGCGGGTGGTCCTGGTCGGAGTGTGGACCGAGGGCAGTGCGGCCGACGCAGATGCCAGCCTCGCCGAGCTGGCGGCACTCGCCGAGACCGCCGGCTCGGAAGTACTCGAGGGGCTCATCCAGCGCAGAGACAAGCCCGACCCGTCCACCTACATCGGCTCGGGCAAGGCCATCGAACTGCGCGAGGTGGTGCTGGCGACCGGCGCGGACACCGTCATCTGCGATGGCGAACTCTCACCTGCGCAGCTCAACTCGCTGGAGAAGGTCGTCAAGGTCAAGGTGATCGACCGCACCGCACTGATCCTGGACATCTTCGCCCAGCACGCCACCAGCCGGGAGGGCAAGGCACAGGTGTCGCTGGCCCAGATGGAGTACATGCTGCCCCGGCTGCGTGGCTGGGGTGAATCGATGTCACGCCAGGCCGGCGGTCGCGCCGGCGGCGCCGGTGGTGGAGTGGGAACCCGCGGACCCGGCGAGACCAAGATCGAGACCGATCGTCGCCGGATCCGTGAACGGATGGCCAAGCTGCGCCGCGAGATTCGCGATATGAAGAAGATCCGCGACACCCAGCGCAGCCGGCGGCTGTCCTCGGATTCCGCTTCGGTGGCCATCGTCGGCTACACCAACGCCGGCAAGTCCAGCCTGCTCAACGCGTTGACCGGGGCCGGAGTGCTGGTGGAGAACGCTCTGTTCGCCACGCTCGAACCCACCACGCGGCGTGGCGAATTCGACGACGGGCGGCCGTTCGTGCTGACCGATACCGTCGGCTTCGTCCGGCACCTGCCCACCCAGCTGGTCGAGGCGTTCCGGTCCACGCTCGAAGAGGTGGTCGACGCCGACCTGCTGGTGCACGTCGTGGACGGTGCCGACGACCATCCGCTGGCGCAGATCAATGCGGTCCGGCAGGTGGTCAATGAGGTGGTTGCCGAATACAACATCGCTCCACCGCCGGAGTTGTTGGTGGTCAACAAGATCGACGCGGCCACCGATCTCGGGCTGGCCGCGCTGCGGCGTGCCCTGCCCGACGCGGTGTTCGTCTCGGCGCACACCGGTGACGGGCTGGACCGGCTGCGGGCCCGGATGGCGGAGATGATCCCCCCAACCGACGCCACGGTGGACGTGACCATTCCCTACGACCGTGGGGATCTGGTGGCGCGGGTGCACGCCGACGGGCGGGTGGACGCCACCGAACACACCGCCGACGGAACCCGCATCAAGGCGCGCGTACCCATGGCGCTCGCCGCCAGCCTCAGCGAGTTCGCCACCTTCTGA
- a CDS encoding PE-PPE domain-containing protein, protein MRATVQSAARPLLVAILVLASTIALCITTALTAAVGLMVATTPLVVPGTGTKDPSQSPNYMQNAVAYYVDTSGNCDGGCSAPVPVPYIAEFWPFPFAGWGGLDGAKWNVSVASGVSSLNHQLDQVAPDDAHPVVIFGYSQGATVTSIVKSQLADENGGVIPNWINFVVIGNPNRPNGGLFERLAALGTVPILDATFGNPTPTDTAPEGVINTDDIALQYDGVADAPSWVLNPLALLNALAGFEYTHPTYLAPDGDDLPTDIPYGYTPDQMKAAIENAQANCTAATHCQVHGDTRYLTLPAKTLPIMQPFLDLGAATGTSALVIPLVDLVSPLAQTLIETGYDRTDYGKPTPFQLLPKIDPVKLAADLINDIPEGINAALRPGLDPLPGWTDPTESASTADTANVPDVVKVSDASAVPPKSPKLPELPKRNVLKVNPLATTATDAEDTATPETQAAETKRPKLRAGDAHPARNVAKSIRSTVRKALGGQNTAADGAKSKARQAKATEKKPAA, encoded by the coding sequence ATGCGCGCCACAGTCCAATCGGCAGCCCGTCCACTACTCGTGGCGATTCTGGTGCTGGCGTCCACCATCGCGCTCTGCATCACCACGGCCCTGACCGCAGCCGTCGGGTTGATGGTCGCAACGACACCACTTGTCGTGCCGGGCACGGGCACCAAGGACCCGTCACAGTCGCCGAACTACATGCAGAACGCCGTGGCCTATTACGTCGACACCAGTGGCAACTGCGACGGCGGCTGCAGCGCACCGGTTCCGGTGCCCTACATCGCGGAGTTCTGGCCGTTTCCGTTCGCCGGTTGGGGCGGCCTCGACGGAGCGAAATGGAACGTGTCGGTGGCAAGCGGGGTGAGCAGCCTCAATCACCAACTCGACCAGGTTGCGCCTGACGACGCCCATCCCGTCGTCATCTTCGGCTACTCCCAGGGCGCCACCGTCACCAGCATCGTGAAGAGCCAGCTCGCCGACGAAAACGGTGGGGTGATCCCGAACTGGATCAACTTCGTCGTGATCGGCAACCCGAACCGGCCCAACGGCGGGTTGTTCGAGCGGCTCGCGGCGCTGGGCACCGTCCCGATCCTCGATGCAACGTTCGGCAATCCGACACCCACCGACACCGCGCCTGAGGGCGTGATCAACACCGACGACATCGCGCTCCAGTACGACGGTGTCGCCGACGCACCGTCCTGGGTGCTCAATCCCCTGGCTCTGCTCAACGCGCTCGCCGGTTTCGAGTACACCCATCCCACCTACCTGGCCCCCGACGGCGACGACTTACCGACCGACATCCCCTACGGCTACACACCCGACCAGATGAAGGCCGCGATCGAGAACGCCCAGGCGAACTGCACCGCCGCCACGCACTGCCAGGTACATGGAGACACGCGCTACCTCACGCTGCCGGCCAAGACCTTGCCGATCATGCAACCGTTCCTCGACCTGGGCGCGGCGACCGGCACGTCCGCCCTGGTGATCCCGCTCGTCGATCTGGTCTCGCCCCTGGCTCAGACCCTGATCGAAACCGGTTACGACCGAACTGATTACGGCAAGCCGACACCATTCCAACTGCTCCCGAAGATCGATCCGGTCAAGCTGGCCGCCGACCTGATCAACGACATCCCCGAAGGGATCAACGCGGCGCTCAGGCCCGGCCTGGACCCGTTGCCCGGTTGGACCGATCCGACTGAATCCGCCAGCACCGCCGACACCGCCAACGTGCCGGACGTCGTGAAGGTTTCGGACGCCTCGGCCGTCCCGCCCAAGTCGCCCAAGCTTCCGGAATTGCCCAAACGCAATGTGCTCAAGGTGAACCCGTTGGCCACGACGGCCACCGATGCCGAGGACACCGCAACCCCCGAGACGCAGGCCGCCGAGACCAAGCGGCCCAAGCTGCGGGCCGGTGACGCCCACCCGGCGCGTAACGTGGCAAAGTCAATCCGTAGCACCGTGCGCAAGGCGCTGGGCGGCCAGAACACCGCGGCAGATGGAGCCAAGAGCAAGGCCAGGCAGGCCAAGGCCACCGAGAAGAAGCCTGCGGCCTGA
- a CDS encoding molybdopterin-dependent oxidoreductase translates to MPRSPMSLAHWGAFTADVADGDIAGVTPIDGDADPSPLLGNLAGSIRHRSRIAGPAVRRGWLRDGPGPSAERGAGEYVSVTWDELTELLAGELRRVVDTHGNEAIYGGSYGWASAGRFHHAQSQVHRFLKMLGGYTFSRHSYSLGATGAIMPRVVGTHDDLFKRSTDWSVIAEHTDLLVCFGGVALKNTGTNHGGTTAHPARDALRRMRERGAQIVSLSPLRDDVDGDCRWLAPVPGTDVAVMLALAHVLATEGLADLDFLDTYCTGYQRFERYLLGRDDGVAKSPQWASRLSGLSAEELTALARQMAASRTLVTVSWSLQRIRHGEQAPWMGLTLAAMLGQIGVPGGGFGHGYGSMNELGLAPLRCGLPALPQGPNPVQTFIPVAAVTDMLLHPGQPFDYNGLQLTYPDIKCVYWAGGNPFHHHQNIPRLRRALSRVDTIVVHDPYWTAMAKHADIVVPSTTAYEREDYSGSRNDPLLVAMPALAQPYADSRDDYTTFSALAERLGFGSLFTEGRTAREWLVHMYEKWSAGLDFEVPGFDEFWAAGQLRLPTEPGLTLLADFRADPLGHRLATPSGRIEIFSADIEGFGYDDCAGHPRWYEPAEWLGGPRAARYPLHLLANQPATRLHSQLDGGATSQSSKVQGREPIRIHPADAADRGLADGDVVRVFNDRGACLAGVVIDDRLRPAVVQLSTGAWFDPADPADPDSMCVHGNPNVLTDDVGTSSLARGCTGAHVLVQIEKYTDALPPLRAHEPPVIRSRR, encoded by the coding sequence ATGCCCAGGTCCCCCATGAGCCTCGCGCACTGGGGTGCCTTCACTGCGGACGTCGCGGACGGCGACATCGCTGGCGTCACCCCGATCGACGGTGACGCCGACCCCTCACCGTTGCTGGGCAACCTCGCAGGCTCGATCCGGCACCGCTCGCGTATCGCCGGACCTGCGGTACGACGCGGCTGGCTGCGCGACGGCCCCGGTCCCAGCGCCGAGCGGGGCGCCGGCGAGTACGTCTCGGTGACCTGGGACGAGCTCACCGAGCTGCTGGCCGGCGAACTGCGGCGGGTCGTGGACACCCACGGCAACGAGGCGATCTACGGCGGTTCCTACGGCTGGGCCAGCGCCGGGCGCTTCCACCACGCGCAGAGCCAGGTACACCGGTTTCTGAAAATGCTTGGCGGCTATACGTTTTCCCGCCACTCCTACAGCCTGGGAGCGACCGGGGCGATCATGCCCCGGGTGGTAGGGACCCACGACGACCTGTTCAAGCGCTCCACCGACTGGAGTGTCATCGCCGAACACACCGACCTGCTGGTGTGTTTCGGAGGCGTCGCGCTGAAGAACACCGGTACCAATCACGGTGGCACCACGGCACATCCGGCCCGCGATGCACTGCGGCGGATGCGTGAACGCGGCGCACAGATCGTGTCGCTGAGCCCGCTGCGCGACGATGTCGACGGTGACTGCCGATGGCTGGCCCCGGTGCCCGGCACCGACGTCGCGGTGATGCTCGCACTCGCCCATGTTCTGGCCACCGAAGGCCTGGCCGATCTCGATTTCCTCGACACGTACTGCACCGGATACCAGCGGTTCGAACGCTATCTGCTGGGTCGTGACGACGGCGTCGCCAAGAGCCCGCAGTGGGCGTCTCGCCTCAGCGGTCTGTCCGCCGAGGAGTTGACGGCACTCGCCCGGCAGATGGCAGCGTCACGCACCCTGGTCACGGTCAGTTGGTCGCTGCAGCGGATCCGCCACGGCGAGCAGGCTCCGTGGATGGGTCTGACCCTGGCCGCGATGCTGGGCCAGATCGGGGTTCCCGGAGGGGGTTTTGGGCACGGCTATGGGTCGATGAACGAGCTGGGGTTGGCGCCGCTGCGCTGCGGCCTGCCCGCGCTGCCGCAGGGGCCGAACCCGGTGCAGACGTTCATCCCGGTCGCGGCCGTCACCGACATGCTGCTGCATCCGGGGCAGCCGTTCGACTACAACGGCCTGCAACTCACCTACCCTGACATCAAGTGTGTGTACTGGGCCGGCGGCAATCCGTTCCATCACCACCAGAACATTCCGAGATTGCGCCGGGCCCTGTCCCGGGTGGACACCATCGTGGTGCACGACCCGTATTGGACCGCCATGGCCAAGCATGCCGACATCGTGGTGCCCTCGACCACTGCGTATGAGCGCGAAGACTACTCGGGTTCGCGCAACGACCCGCTCCTGGTCGCCATGCCCGCGCTGGCCCAGCCCTATGCCGACTCCCGCGATGACTACACCACGTTCTCGGCGTTGGCCGAGCGGCTCGGCTTCGGCTCGCTGTTCACCGAGGGCCGCACGGCGCGCGAATGGCTGGTCCACATGTATGAAAAGTGGTCTGCCGGGCTGGATTTCGAGGTGCCCGGATTCGACGAGTTCTGGGCCGCGGGACAATTGCGGCTTCCCACCGAACCGGGATTGACGCTGCTGGCCGATTTCCGGGCCGACCCACTCGGGCACCGGTTGGCCACCCCGAGCGGCCGCATCGAGATCTTCTCGGCCGACATCGAGGGATTCGGGTACGACGACTGCGCCGGTCACCCTCGCTGGTACGAGCCGGCTGAGTGGTTGGGCGGCCCGCGGGCCGCCCGCTATCCGTTGCATCTGCTGGCCAATCAACCCGCGACCCGCCTGCACAGCCAGCTCGACGGGGGCGCCACCAGTCAGTCATCGAAAGTGCAAGGGCGCGAACCGATCCGGATCCACCCCGCGGACGCGGCGGACCGAGGGCTCGCCGATGGCGACGTGGTGAGGGTGTTCAACGATCGCGGAGCCTGCCTGGCCGGGGTGGTGATCGACGACCGGCTGCGCCCAGCGGTGGTGCAGCTGTCGACCGGGGCCTGGTTCGACCCGGCCGATCCGGCCGATCCCGATTCGATGTGCGTGCACGGCAATCCCAACGTGCTCACCGACGATGTCGGCACCTCCTCGCTGGCCCGCGGCTGCACGGGGGCACATGTCCTGGTGCAGATCGAGAAGTACACCGACGCTCTGCCGCCGTTGCGAGCGCACGAGCCACCGGTCATCCGTTCACGCCGGTAA
- a CDS encoding acyl-CoA dehydrogenase family protein, with translation MGSVVKYDRTLFEPEHELFRESYRAFLDRHVAPHHDQWEKDKIVDRGIWLEAGKQGFLGMAVPEEYGGGGNDDFRYNTVVCEETVAGRYSGIGFSLHNDVVAPYLLRLATEEQKQRWLPKFCTGELITAIAMTEPGTGSDLQGIKTRAVRDGDHYILNGSKTFITNGIHSDLVIVVAQTDAEKGALGFSLLVVERGMEGFERGRHLDKLGLDAQDTAELSFTDVKVPVENLLGEEGQGFVYLMQNLPQERISIAIMAAAAMEAVLEQTVQYTKERKAFGKPIGSFQNSRFLLAELATEATVVRMMVDEFIRLHLDEKLTVEQAAMAKWYSTEKQVSLIDRCLQLHGGYGYMREYPVARAYLDARVQTIYGGTTEIMKEIIGRGLGV, from the coding sequence ATGGGCAGTGTTGTGAAGTACGACCGCACGTTGTTCGAGCCCGAGCACGAGCTGTTCCGCGAGTCATACCGGGCATTTCTGGACCGGCACGTCGCGCCGCACCACGACCAGTGGGAAAAGGACAAGATCGTCGACCGCGGCATCTGGTTGGAGGCCGGTAAGCAGGGCTTTCTCGGGATGGCGGTGCCCGAGGAGTACGGCGGCGGCGGTAACGACGACTTCCGCTACAACACCGTCGTCTGCGAGGAGACCGTGGCCGGCCGCTACAGCGGTATCGGCTTCAGCCTCCACAACGACGTCGTCGCGCCGTATCTGTTGCGGCTGGCCACAGAGGAGCAGAAGCAGCGCTGGCTGCCCAAGTTCTGCACCGGCGAATTGATCACGGCGATCGCAATGACCGAGCCTGGTACCGGCAGCGACCTGCAGGGCATCAAGACCCGCGCGGTCCGCGACGGCGACCACTACATCCTCAACGGGTCCAAGACCTTCATCACCAACGGCATCCATTCCGATCTGGTGATCGTGGTGGCCCAGACCGACGCCGAAAAGGGCGCGCTCGGGTTCAGTTTGTTGGTGGTCGAGCGCGGCATGGAGGGCTTCGAGCGGGGCCGGCACCTGGACAAGCTCGGTCTGGACGCCCAGGACACCGCCGAGCTGTCGTTCACCGACGTCAAGGTGCCGGTCGAGAATCTGCTCGGCGAGGAGGGCCAGGGTTTCGTCTACCTGATGCAGAACTTGCCGCAGGAGCGCATCTCGATCGCCATCATGGCTGCCGCGGCGATGGAGGCGGTGCTGGAGCAGACCGTGCAGTACACCAAGGAGCGCAAGGCGTTCGGCAAGCCGATCGGCAGCTTCCAGAACAGCCGGTTCCTGCTGGCCGAACTGGCCACCGAGGCCACCGTGGTGCGGATGATGGTCGACGAGTTCATCCGTTTGCATCTCGACGAGAAGCTCACCGTGGAGCAGGCCGCGATGGCCAAGTGGTACTCCACCGAGAAGCAGGTGAGCCTCATCGACCGGTGCCTGCAGTTGCACGGCGGTTACGGCTACATGCGTGAGTATCCGGTCGCGCGGGCCTACCTGGACGCCCGGGTGCAGACCATTTACGGCGGCACCACCGAGATCATGAAGGAGATCATCGGCCGCGGTCTGGGTGTCTAG
- a CDS encoding LGFP repeat-containing protein, with amino-acid sequence MTRPGARLNAAVWRLAVGLLALVVAALVVPAVASATPESDADAAVTAAWEANGGDGGPLGPRQGGVYAVGSGFAQNYSGGKMFFTPATGAHFMQGAILDKYESLGGPADGDMGFPTIDEGAGRAADSRNSTLSAPDNPVIFWTPSTGARVVRGAINAAWDKLGGSAGVLGVPSDDEMFNGDVISQKFTGGEISWNRKTKAFTTEPTDLADQLAGLDVPSDPASAIAAARREAGGVMGPLGAKDGDQYPIGDGGFGQKYAGGQIFYSPATGANAITGQLLEKYESVGGPEGDLGFPTAGESEGGLGPNSRISTFAAADNPVIFWTPDYGAVIVRGAMNAAWEKLGGAKGALGAPMADQTEDGSVVSQRFSGGAISWDRDANKFTTEPSKLASELSGLQVPGLGQTSASGPQPSDSDAKKPFAWHWSWWWLIAVVPVVLLAGLIVGAALWHRRRAGGDDDFDHDPFDDDYDGGPGDSYDEDRYDDARYGSRGYDHDEYGDDRGSDAASGYGPRAAYGGEAATARFAGPGEESAGAGSPYDGPTDIAIPVSQWAAPHGAASGYGVPGEDEEPPEDSSQLAGPEQGFDDYGDDDDYDDDDFEDDDFDDEDLDTPIDADFEEVAEGEDVDDIEAELEDEDEDEGLTGIGSLGGPVGGERGAQGFAALSGLAVPSDQDNVDTAPTRVITQAEAYSGEAYGNEAHGGEAHSGRHAAIELDEIPSATAIHLPLEDPHRAPEGYPIKADTKSGRYWAPDSSEYDDAVAEIWFASEEFARTNGFVRTD; translated from the coding sequence ATGACTAGGCCGGGAGCGAGGCTGAACGCAGCCGTGTGGCGGTTGGCGGTCGGCCTGCTCGCACTCGTAGTCGCTGCTTTGGTGGTGCCGGCGGTGGCTTCGGCCACCCCGGAGTCAGATGCCGACGCGGCTGTCACCGCCGCCTGGGAGGCCAACGGCGGCGACGGCGGCCCGCTGGGGCCGCGGCAGGGTGGCGTGTACGCGGTGGGTTCTGGCTTCGCGCAGAACTACTCCGGGGGAAAGATGTTTTTCACCCCGGCGACCGGTGCTCATTTCATGCAGGGCGCAATCCTGGACAAATACGAGTCGTTGGGCGGTCCGGCCGACGGCGACATGGGATTCCCCACCATCGATGAGGGCGCCGGGCGTGCCGCCGACAGCCGCAACTCGACCCTGAGCGCGCCGGACAACCCGGTCATCTTCTGGACGCCGTCCACCGGCGCCCGGGTGGTACGGGGTGCCATCAACGCCGCGTGGGACAAGCTCGGTGGCTCCGCCGGAGTGCTGGGCGTGCCCTCCGACGACGAAATGTTCAACGGCGATGTGATCTCACAGAAGTTCACCGGCGGTGAGATTTCCTGGAACCGCAAGACCAAGGCATTCACCACGGAGCCGACGGACCTGGCCGACCAGCTCGCCGGCCTGGACGTACCGTCGGATCCCGCTTCGGCGATCGCCGCCGCGCGTCGCGAGGCAGGCGGCGTGATGGGACCACTGGGAGCCAAGGACGGCGACCAGTATCCGATCGGTGACGGCGGGTTCGGCCAGAAGTACGCCGGCGGCCAGATCTTCTACAGCCCGGCCACCGGAGCCAACGCCATCACCGGTCAGCTGCTCGAGAAGTACGAAAGCGTCGGTGGCCCCGAAGGTGATCTGGGCTTCCCGACCGCCGGCGAGTCCGAGGGCGGGTTGGGTCCCAACAGCCGGATCAGCACCTTCGCCGCTGCCGACAACCCCGTCATCTTCTGGACTCCCGATTACGGCGCGGTGATCGTGCGGGGCGCGATGAATGCGGCCTGGGAGAAGCTCGGAGGGGCGAAGGGCGCATTGGGCGCTCCCATGGCCGACCAGACCGAAGACGGCAGTGTCGTCAGCCAGCGGTTCAGCGGGGGAGCGATCTCGTGGGACCGCGACGCCAACAAGTTCACCACCGAGCCGTCAAAACTCGCGTCAGAATTGAGTGGCCTGCAGGTTCCTGGACTCGGTCAGACATCGGCCTCGGGGCCGCAGCCTTCCGATTCGGACGCCAAGAAGCCGTTCGCCTGGCATTGGAGCTGGTGGTGGCTGATCGCCGTGGTTCCGGTTGTGCTGCTCGCAGGGCTGATCGTGGGGGCCGCGCTGTGGCACCGTCGCCGTGCCGGTGGCGACGACGACTTCGATCATGACCCGTTCGACGATGACTACGACGGCGGACCCGGGGATTCCTACGACGAGGACCGTTACGACGACGCCCGCTACGGCTCGCGTGGGTACGACCACGATGAGTACGGCGATGATCGCGGCTCGGATGCGGCGAGCGGCTATGGGCCGCGCGCTGCCTACGGCGGCGAGGCCGCGACGGCGCGGTTCGCCGGGCCTGGTGAGGAATCGGCAGGGGCGGGGTCTCCGTACGACGGGCCCACCGATATCGCCATCCCGGTCAGTCAATGGGCCGCCCCGCACGGAGCGGCCAGTGGTTACGGGGTGCCAGGCGAGGACGAGGAACCGCCGGAGGATTCCTCGCAACTGGCCGGCCCGGAACAGGGTTTCGACGACTATGGCGATGATGACGACTATGACGATGACGATTTCGAGGACGACGACTTCGACGACGAGGACCTCGATACGCCCATCGACGCCGACTTCGAGGAAGTCGCCGAGGGCGAGGACGTCGACGACATCGAAGCGGAGCTGGAGGACGAGGACGAGGACGAGGGCCTGACGGGCATCGGATCCCTCGGCGGTCCGGTCGGGGGAGAGCGCGGGGCGCAGGGTTTCGCGGCGCTGAGCGGACTGGCGGTGCCGAGCGATCAGGACAACGTCGACACCGCGCCGACCCGCGTCATCACCCAGGCCGAGGCTTACAGCGGTGAGGCCTACGGCAATGAGGCCCACGGCGGTGAAGCCCACAGCGGGCGACATGCCGCCATCGAACTCGACGAGATACCCAGTGCCACCGCCATCCATCTGCCGTTGGAGGACCCACACCGCGCACCGGAGGGCTATCCGATCAAGGCGGACACCAAGTCTGGTCGGTACTGGGCACCAGACAGCAGTGAGTACGACGACGCAGTGGCCGAGATCTGGTTCGCCAGTGAAGAATTCGCCCGCACGAACGGGTTTGTGCGGACGGACTGA
- the lexA gene encoding transcriptional repressor LexA, with product MSDDRSRDGNTDSPAGSDGAGPRRAEGLTDRQRTILDVIRASVNSRGYPPSIREIGDAVGLTSTSSVAHQLRTLERKGYLRRDPNRPRAVDVRAADDPAAAALVSTEVAGSDALPEPTFVPVLGRIAAGGPILAEQAVEDVFPLPRELVGEGSLFLLKVVGDSMVDAAICDGDWVVVRQQSVADNGDIVAAMIDGEATVKTFKRTRGQVWLMPHNPAYDPIPGNDAAVLGKVVTVIRKI from the coding sequence ATGAGCGACGACCGCAGCAGGGACGGCAACACCGACAGCCCGGCCGGATCGGACGGCGCGGGTCCACGCCGGGCCGAGGGGCTCACCGACCGGCAACGCACCATTCTCGATGTGATCCGCGCGTCGGTGAACAGTCGCGGCTACCCGCCGAGCATCCGCGAGATCGGCGATGCGGTCGGTTTGACCTCGACGTCGTCGGTCGCCCATCAGTTGCGCACCCTGGAACGCAAGGGTTACCTGCGTCGGGACCCCAATCGCCCGCGCGCGGTTGACGTGCGCGCCGCCGACGATCCGGCGGCCGCCGCGCTGGTGTCCACCGAAGTGGCCGGCTCCGACGCGCTACCCGAACCGACCTTCGTGCCGGTCCTGGGACGTATCGCCGCAGGCGGCCCCATCCTGGCCGAGCAGGCCGTCGAGGACGTCTTCCCGTTGCCCCGCGAACTGGTCGGCGAAGGGTCGCTCTTCCTGCTCAAGGTCGTCGGCGACTCGATGGTCGATGCCGCCATCTGTGACGGTGACTGGGTGGTGGTACGCCAGCAGAGTGTGGCCGACAACGGCGACATCGTGGCAGCCATGATCGACGGCGAAGCCACGGTCAAGACGTTCAAGCGGACCCGCGGTCAGGTTTGGCTGATGCCGCACAACCCGGCATACGACCCGATCCCGGGCAACGACGCCGCGGTGCTCGGCAAGGTCGTCACCGTGATCCGCAAGATCTGA
- a CDS encoding LysM peptidoglycan-binding domain-containing protein: MAIIDIPADSRSRAVRAVPQSPPQRCRARGGAGTRGSATFGTGTARPVRRVQRPAPDRPSAGAVRYRGTGVLMSRASHRSRPITPMTTVLLALVAAGITVWLGLVAQFGGVMGAETPTPTELAVVQVKSGETLQQVARRVAPDAPVSRVVEQIRDLNQLESAAVDSGQTLLAPVG, translated from the coding sequence ATGGCGATCATCGATATCCCCGCGGATAGCCGTTCCCGCGCTGTTCGGGCCGTGCCGCAGTCCCCGCCGCAGCGGTGCCGGGCCCGCGGCGGCGCCGGCACCAGAGGCAGCGCCACCTTCGGTACCGGTACGGCCAGGCCGGTGCGCCGGGTGCAGCGGCCGGCACCCGACCGCCCGTCCGCCGGCGCGGTCCGCTACCGCGGAACCGGAGTGCTGATGTCGCGGGCATCGCATCGCAGTCGGCCCATCACGCCGATGACCACCGTGTTGCTGGCCCTCGTCGCCGCCGGTATCACGGTGTGGCTTGGCCTGGTGGCCCAATTCGGTGGGGTGATGGGGGCCGAGACCCCGACGCCGACCGAGCTCGCGGTGGTCCAGGTGAAATCGGGGGAGACACTGCAGCAGGTGGCGCGCCGGGTGGCCCCGGATGCCCCGGTATCCCGGGTCGTCGAGCAGATCCGTGACCTCAACCAACTCGAATCCGCGGCGGTCGACTCCGGGCAGACATTGCTTGCGCCGGTTGGCTGA
- the nrdR gene encoding transcriptional regulator NrdR, producing the protein MHCPFCRHPDSRVVDSRETDEGQAIRRRRSCPECGRRFTTVETAVLAVVKRSGVTEPFSREKVIRGVRRSCQGRQVDDDALNVLAQKVEDAVRGLGTPEIPSHEVGLAILGPLRELDEVAYLRFASVYRSFSSADDFEREIEALRAHRAEA; encoded by the coding sequence ATGCATTGTCCGTTCTGCCGTCATCCTGATTCGCGTGTGGTCGATTCCCGCGAGACCGACGAGGGCCAGGCCATCCGGCGCCGGCGATCATGCCCGGAGTGCGGACGTCGGTTCACCACCGTGGAGACCGCGGTGCTGGCCGTGGTGAAGCGCAGCGGGGTGACTGAGCCCTTCAGCCGGGAGAAGGTCATCCGTGGAGTGCGCCGGTCCTGTCAGGGCAGGCAGGTCGACGACGATGCGCTCAATGTTTTGGCGCAGAAGGTCGAGGACGCCGTCCGCGGCCTCGGCACTCCGGAGATCCCCAGCCATGAGGTCGGCCTGGCGATTCTCGGACCGCTCCGCGAACTTGACGAGGTCGCCTACCTGAGATTCGCCTCGGTGTACCGGTCGTTCTCGTCAGCCGACGACTTCGAGCGCGAGATCGAGGCGCTGCGGGCACACCGCGCCGAGGCGTAA